A stretch of Thermus neutrinimicus DNA encodes these proteins:
- the argC gene encoding N-acetyl-gamma-glutamyl-phosphate reductase yields the protein MNAGKRTLSIVGASGYAGGEFLRLALSHPHLEVKQVTSRRFAGEPVAFVHPNLRGRTNLKFIPPERLEPADILVLSLPHGVFAQEFERYADLAPILIDLSADFRLKDLDLYRRYYGEHPRPELLGRFAYALPELYRERLKEADWMAGAGCNATATLLGLYPLLKGGVLKPGPIFVTLLISTSAAGAEPSPASHHPERAGSIRVYKPTGHRHTAEVVENLPGKPEVHLTAIATDRVRGILMTAQAFLQDGWSERDVWQAYREAYGGEPFVRIVKQKKGIHRYPDPRFVQGTNYADIGFELEEDTGRLVVMTAIDNLVKGTAGHALQALNIRMGWPETLGLDFPGLHP from the coding sequence TTTCCCACCCTCACCTCGAGGTGAAGCAGGTGACCTCGAGGCGCTTTGCCGGCGAGCCCGTGGCCTTCGTCCACCCCAACCTGAGGGGGAGAACCAACCTGAAGTTCATCCCCCCGGAGAGGCTGGAGCCCGCGGACATCCTGGTTCTCTCCCTGCCCCACGGGGTCTTTGCCCAGGAGTTTGAGCGCTATGCGGATCTGGCCCCCATCCTCATAGACCTTTCCGCGGACTTCCGCCTTAAGGACCTGGACCTCTACCGCAGGTACTATGGGGAGCACCCCAGGCCGGAGCTTCTCGGCCGCTTCGCCTACGCCCTGCCCGAGCTTTACCGGGAGAGGCTGAAGGAAGCGGACTGGATGGCGGGGGCCGGGTGCAACGCCACCGCCACGCTTCTGGGCCTGTATCCCCTCCTCAAGGGGGGGGTGTTGAAACCCGGGCCCATCTTCGTCACCCTCCTCATCTCCACCTCCGCGGCGGGGGCCGAGCCGAGCCCTGCCAGCCACCATCCCGAGCGGGCCGGCTCCATTAGGGTCTACAAGCCCACGGGCCACCGCCACACCGCGGAGGTGGTGGAAAACCTCCCGGGAAAGCCCGAGGTGCACCTCACCGCCATCGCCACCGACCGGGTGCGGGGCATCCTCATGACCGCCCAGGCCTTTTTGCAGGACGGCTGGAGCGAGCGGGATGTCTGGCAGGCGTACCGGGAAGCCTATGGGGGCGAGCCTTTCGTCCGCATCGTCAAGCAGAAAAAGGGCATCCATCGCTACCCCGACCCCCGCTTCGTCCAGGGCACCAACTACGCGGACATCGGCTTTGAGCTGGAAGAGGACACGGGGAGGCTGGTGGTGATGACCGCCATCGACAACCTGGTGAAGGGCACCGCTGGGCATGCCCTGCAGGCCCTCAACATCCGCATGGGCTGGCCCGAGACCCTGGGCCTGGACTTCCCGGGGTTGCACCCGTAG